The sequence GCATCTGATTGTCAAGCACGTCTAAAGAAGAAAGTTCAGCTAGGAACCTTTGCATTCTGATGTATTTGGAGGAAGGTATTTTCATCCCTCACATTGTGCTTCCGGCACTTTCTTGCCATGGCGATGACTTTGAATCGAGAGAGTATCGCGGGGATGCTGCGGCTTCTCCGGACCGCTGGAGCGCATTTATCACGAGCCACGCCGCAACGTATGTAtgctttatatatttacataaactGTTAGCGTTCatctttttgttgttgctgttgttaaTGTCCATGTAATGTGCCATGTGAAGGGTTGTTTCTTCAGTTCGTTGTCAGTTTCAATTTTTTTGTGAGGGGGAAAAACATTAAAAGGgattgttacatttttatgagGCTTGAGTTCAAACGCTAATTGCAATTTTACAGAATTAATACAGGAAAATGTCAcacagctgcaataattaagtACAACAGTATGAATTGCATCTGGTAATAACACTGCATGGTACCCAGCTGAAATCTCCTGAAATGACACACGCATAAATAAATACCATGCAGTGTTATTATCATATGTAaatcatgatatatatatatatatatatatatatatatatatatatatatatatatatatatatatatacacactaccattcaaaagtttggaaacattactatttttaatgttttcgaaagaagtctcttctactCATCAACCCTGCGTttattatcaaaaatacagaaaaaaaaaactttaatattgtaaaatattattacaatttaaaataatggttttctattataatatactttaaaatataatttatgtccacaaagctgaattttcagcatcattaaatccagtcttaagtgtcacatgatccttcacaaatcattgtaatatgctgatttattacaaatgttgtgctgcttaatatttttttataacgtgatcatttttttcaggattctttgatgaattaaAAGGttaagagcagcatttatttaaattaaatcttttgtaacaatatacactactgttcagaagtttggggtcagtattttttttctcttttttttggaagaaattttttatttattttttttcagcaaggatgtgttaaattgataaagtgatagtaaagatttatattgttagaaaatatttctatttgaaataaatgctgttctttttgacagtttattcatcaaagaatcctgaaaaaaggagtaatggctgatgaaaattaagctttgcattacagaaataaattatatattaaaatagaaaaccattattttaaattgtaataatatttcacaatattatggggtttttttttctgtatttttgatcaaataaatgcaggcttgatgagcgtAAGAGtcttcttttgaaaacattaaaaataacttagtagtcaacatttgaagtggatcatttgaagttttttttgatccacatacataaatacacacacacagcatttGAGGTTAAAGTGAGTATCTACATCCTGTGTCAATGTTTTCAAGCTCTATAACTGTCTAAATAGTCTCTGTAACTCGCAGGTGGTTTGGTTCCTGCACTGACCCGTTTTCAAAGCTCAGCGAGCAACATTTATCCTGCAAGGTAAACATCTTGTAGTGTGCATGTGTCTTTTTAGGTCCCTAAATATATAACACAGGCCTAATCAACTGGGGGTCCGCAGGTCAAATATGACCCATTTGAAATGAAGCATTAAAAATTATGGATCAAATGTAACATCAGTACCCACTGTAGTCTATTTCTGTCAAATTGACTTATTTTGATGTGGGGAAAGATTATAATCTTTGCCTTCAGATTATAATATTATCCTAAATGATACTGTTATCTGTTAATGGCAGCTTTTCATTGACAAAATATTCTGGTTTGGTCTGCATTCCACAAagattattgtaattttattgaCTTGTTGATGAAGTTCAATAGTACTGTAGTTTAATAGTAATAGTTCAATAGTATAATATTCTTCAGGTCGACGTGTATCTTATTCAAGTGTAATTCATGTTACGTATCTTTTGTGTTTGCCTGTGTTGTGTGGTTGTGTTTTGAATGATGTTGTACAGTATGTGGCCTACAGTGACATCAGGAGGCATAACTTAGTTAATTGTGCTTTCAGCTATGTACCACCGACATCAATATCCAGACCGCCGTGGCCTGAACTACCAGTGCTTGATCCTGAAGAAGAGGGGAAAAAGCATCAAGGCAAGTGGGTTGGTCTGAGCTTAACAGTGATAGTTGAATATGGTGATTGTTGATGCACAACACTTTGTTGCTaactttttcaaaaaattatcTATAGAGCTTGGCAGCCGACTCGATTTTTCATGACGTCACGCCCCCATACTCTATACTCATTTATATTCAGAAGTATAATGATGCTTTCAAtgtatcttaaagggttagttcacccaaaaattaaaattctgtcattaattactcaccctcatgtcgttccaaacctgtaagaccttcgttcatcttcagaacacaaattaagatttttttgatgaaatgaagttttttttcccccatagaaagcaatgaaattaccacttCGTAATTGTTCACTACATCAGCAGCATAAGTAGACTCTCATGGGAGAGAagaaatgttgaataaagtcgttatttacgTTTTgtaataacattaaggttgaaccactgtagtcacgttgattGGCCCTTGAATGTGATaattacattgttttttaaggaggattaaaaaaaaaaaactcttggatttcatcaaaaatatcttaatttgtgttccgaaaatgaacaaaggtcttacggaactgttaatgtatacattttttttttctctctggattctttgatgaatagaaagttcaaaagaacagcatttatttcaaatagaaatattttgtaacattttaaatgtctttactgttacctttgatcaattttaatgcatccttaatgaataaaatgattaaaggtgccatcgaattgaaaattgaatttacctcggcatagttgaataacaagagttcagtacatggaaatgacatacagtgagtctcaaactccattgtttcctccttataaatattattatatatatctcatttgtttaaaagacctccgaagaacaggcgaatctcaacataacaccgactgttacgtaacagtcggggtgtaagcccccaatatttgcatatgccagcccatgttcccaacattataaaaggcattagacaagggcagccagtattaacgtctggatgtgcacagctgaatcaacagactaggtaagcaagcaaggacaccagcgaaaatggcagatggagcaataataactgacatgatccatgatatcatgatatttttagtgatatttgtaaattgcatGTTGCTaacgttagcatgttgctaatgtactgttaaatgtggttaaagttaccatcgtttcatactgtatttaaaggggccgcagcctaaatcggcacATATTtgatgatgccccaaaataggcagttaaaaaaattaatacaaaaaaaaaaatctatggggtattttgaactgaaacttcacagacacattcaggggacaccttagacttatattacatcttgtaaaaaaatgttcaatggcacctttaatttcattTCAGGTACCCTGATTAAGTTGGAATAGGATCATTTTTGTGATTTCCATTTATTTCCTCATGAATGTCTCTCTTCCACCTTATTTTCACAGTGATTGTACAAAAGGTAAAGAGCCTGATTGAGAAGGGAGAGTACGGACGCTTGTTTGCTGTAGTTCATTTTGCTGGCCGTCAGTGGAAGGTGACCAACGAAGACCTGATTCTCATAGAAAACCACATTGATGCAGCATGTGGCGACAGGATAAGACTGGAAAAGGTTTGACCTCGGCTTCACGTTTTCTCATACGTTCATACACTGCATTCAGATAATCATACAGATTTGCATTTTTTACAGCTTCTTTATACTACTTTGTACTGTAAAGATCATTATTAGTCTTCTGTtgaacattcattattatttagacaaacctattctagtagaccctaaaaacaaaatcaagactaaGTAAccgggcataataggtccttttTGAATCTACACTAACTGAGCAATAAAATCCATACTAAAACATTCTTGTATTTCTCAGTTGAAAACCCACACATTTTATGAAAAACTAAATGCCATTACAACTAAATTATTTACTtccttaattttgtttttgttaacttGCACGTATATGCAACACAGAATACGATATTTCTATAGTAATTGCCTCAGATAAAGGGTGTTTTCATACtgctaatgcttttttttttttttttttttgcaggtgtTATTAGTTGGAGGAAATGATTTCACTCTTATTGGAAAGCCGCTTCTTGGGTaagatataaaaaatgtatttctagtTTGAAACAAATATAAAGTTTATACAGTCAATCATCTAAGAAGAAAAAATGTATACACCATATAAAGGTAAATTATTAGCACACGTAATTGTTTTGCTTTCagtttgtaagaaaaaaagtgtGCATGAGTGTCTGTAGAGGAATCATTGTATTCTTGCTAGAAATAAAGTTTTATCTTAAGTACACTGCTCTGCACCCATCTGGTTTTCAGAGTTGTAAACATTTATGGCCTGACGTTATTTTGGATTGTGGGTGTATAtcctgagcaaaaaaaaaaaaaaaaaaaaggtgcttGTTTGTCTTAACCACAAATCattggtcaggaaattagcaaAATTCAGCAAATGCACTACTTAAAAAGCCATTGTTGtctcagaaaaacatcaaagacagaATGAAGTTTTTGGCAGAATATGGGAAGTTGTTTGTGAAATGATAAATCCCAATGAAACACGAGTTGAGGCTCCAGAGTGGTGTCTGAAAAGCTGGTGTGAAAtctaataataaatgcatctgTACCAGTGAAGCATGGAGGAATAGTTGTCATTGTGTGGGGAGCCTTTTTAGCTGCTGGAATTGGTGAGCTGCTTCactgtgaaaagtcatttaaagggttagttcacccaaaaaatcatgtcattaatgactcacccccatgttgttccaaacccgtaagacctccgttcatcttcggaacacagtttaagatattttagatttcgTCCGAGAGCTTtgtgtccctccattgaaaatgtatgtacggtatactgtccatgtccagaaacgtaataaaaacatcatcaaagtagtccatgtgacatcagtgggttatttagaatttgttgaagcatcgaaaatacattttggtccaaaaataacaaaaactacgactttattcggcattgtcttctcttccgggtctgttgtcaatccgcgttcacgactccgcagtgacgctgcttgtgACAGCGGTTGCTGCTGTGTAGGAGCTTCTTCCATCGCTCTTAGTTCTTCGTCCGTGTATTCgggttcaaataaatatggctgagcaaaaaaatgcaagtcttcctctgtgtcgaaatccttagacatgtttgcgaaggttgttttgtttacagcgtgcgtctccctcagactgtaaacgaagctcgggtgcaccggataacacgtcagcagcgtcactgcggagtcgtgaacgcggattgacaacagacccagaagagaagacaatgctgaataaagtcgtagtttttgttatttttggaccaaaatgtatttttgatgcttcaaaaacttctaactaacccactgatgtcacatggactactttgaagatgtttttattacctttctggacatggagagtataccgtacatacattttcaatggaggcacagaaagctctcggactaaatctaaaatatcttaaactgtgttccgaagatgaacggaggtcttacgggtttggaatgacatgagggtgagtcattaatgacataattttcatttttgggtgaactaaccctttaatgctttGGAGTTCAGGAGAATATTGCAGAATGGCTTGTTTCCCACAATTGAAAAGTTGGTATCTAAAGAAGAATGATCAGATGtttggtttttgtttgttttgttttgttttgttttgttttgtttttaaaagacaaTGCTCCAGCCCAAATTTTAAAGATAACTAAGAAGTGGCTTGAGAACAAGTTGTTCATCTTTTTTGAATGCTTTGATTAATCTGCCTGATATAGTCCTTATAATCACCACACTTACTTCACACAGGGACACTGGGTATTtattaattactttaataaatagtaaaatactgttcaaaagtttggggcttttttatttaaaaatcaacatgttataatgatttctgaaggatcatgtgacactgaacactggagtaatgatgctgaaaattcagttttgaaacaggaataaattacactttaaagctgcagtaggtaacttttgtaaaaatgtattttttaaaaatttttaaacctgtcattatgtcctgacagtagaa is a genomic window of Megalobrama amblycephala isolate DHTTF-2021 linkage group LG3, ASM1881202v1, whole genome shotgun sequence containing:
- the mrpl21 gene encoding 39S ribosomal protein L21, mitochondrial, which translates into the protein MAMTLNRESIAGMLRLLRTAGAHLSRATPQRGLVPALTRFQSSASNIYPASYVPPTSISRPPWPELPVLDPEEEGKKHQVIVQKVKSLIEKGEYGRLFAVVHFAGRQWKVTNEDLILIENHIDAACGDRIRLEKVLLVGGNDFTLIGKPLLGCDLVQVHATVIEKTESWPMVHMRFWKRHRFQRKRIIIQPQTVLRINTIDVLPRLF